From Gimesia panareensis, the proteins below share one genomic window:
- a CDS encoding phytoene desaturase family protein, producing the protein MASTRSAWDEIVIGSGMGGMVAAAALSRLGHRVLLLEQYESLGGQTHNFSRDGFRWTAGIHYLAAMGPDQREKAILDWLTDTPIELAPMGTVYDTLHIGDAPPIQLSRPTEAQKLDLKEHFPDEGAAIEGWFQAIQAGRKALETIIRARSLPVAVGAVSKWWRRAAIRRWCERTTAEVTSELTDNPELAAAFSAQWGTFGGRPGTASFAFHASVIGSYLDSGGFYPAGGGSTIAEHLLATIRAQGGEAHAGVTVEALRMENGRVVGVTTADGEAIAADKVISNIGARETVDRLLPEGHGQQAWVDEIRALGSNICHFSLFLGFCGDIEAAGATKSNHWLYPTGETDAVWTDVSNNVPPAMFVSFASLKDPAYDPGPDRKHTGEIIAWADWSTVARWAAIPPGERGEDYHDFKSQVEAALFAQFETYFPRLAELVVFREVATPLATAAITGHTKGAFYGLDVTPKRIMSDALRMKTPIKGLYLSGQDVVSPGIPGALWGGLLCAVSIDPKMAVHLGG; encoded by the coding sequence ATGGCCAGCACTCGATCTGCCTGGGATGAAATTGTGATCGGTTCCGGTATGGGGGGGATGGTAGCGGCAGCCGCCCTCTCGCGTCTGGGACACCGGGTGCTGCTGCTGGAACAGTATGAATCACTTGGTGGACAGACTCATAATTTTTCTCGTGACGGTTTTAGATGGACTGCCGGGATACACTATCTTGCCGCCATGGGTCCGGATCAACGTGAGAAAGCCATTTTAGACTGGTTGACCGATACGCCTATTGAACTGGCGCCGATGGGAACGGTCTACGACACGCTGCATATTGGTGACGCTCCCCCGATTCAATTGTCACGTCCGACCGAAGCCCAGAAACTTGATCTGAAGGAACATTTTCCAGATGAAGGCGCTGCGATCGAAGGCTGGTTTCAGGCGATCCAGGCTGGCCGCAAGGCACTGGAGACGATCATACGTGCCCGGTCGCTGCCAGTGGCTGTCGGTGCCGTCAGTAAATGGTGGAGACGTGCGGCGATCCGGCGCTGGTGTGAGCGCACCACGGCGGAAGTCACCAGCGAACTGACCGACAATCCGGAACTGGCTGCTGCGTTTTCTGCACAGTGGGGTACGTTTGGCGGTCGTCCCGGCACGGCCAGTTTCGCCTTTCATGCGTCTGTCATCGGGTCGTATCTGGACAGCGGAGGGTTCTATCCCGCAGGAGGGGGCTCCACGATCGCGGAACACCTGCTGGCGACCATCAGAGCGCAGGGGGGCGAGGCACATGCCGGTGTCACGGTGGAAGCACTGCGGATGGAAAACGGGCGCGTCGTCGGTGTGACAACTGCTGATGGCGAAGCAATCGCTGCCGACAAAGTGATTTCCAATATCGGCGCGCGGGAAACGGTGGACCGGCTGCTACCAGAAGGTCACGGTCAGCAGGCGTGGGTGGATGAGATTCGTGCGCTCGGCTCCAATATCTGCCATTTTTCACTGTTCCTCGGTTTCTGCGGCGATATCGAAGCGGCCGGTGCCACGAAGTCGAACCACTGGCTGTATCCGACAGGCGAAACAGACGCCGTCTGGACCGACGTTTCCAACAATGTACCACCGGCGATGTTCGTCTCGTTCGCTTCTTTGAAAGATCCGGCCTATGATCCGGGACCTGATCGCAAACATACGGGAGAAATTATCGCCTGGGCCGACTGGTCTACCGTGGCACGCTGGGCCGCGATCCCGCCCGGAGAACGGGGCGAAGACTATCACGATTTCAAAAGCCAGGTCGAGGCAGCGTTGTTTGCACAGTTCGAAACGTATTTCCCCCGACTCGCAGAACTGGTTGTGTTTCGCGAAGTCGCAACACCGCTGGCAACGGCAGCGATCACCGGCCATACGAAAGGCGCCTTCTACGGTCTCGACGTGACTCCCAAACGTATTATGTCAGATGCACTGCGGATGAAGACTCCGATCAAAGGTCTCTACCTGAGCGGACAGGACGTGGTCTCCCCCGGCATTCCCGGCGCGTTGTGGGGCGGGCTGCTGTGTGCGGTCAGTATTGATCCCAAAATGGCGGTGCATCTGGGTGGCTGA
- a CDS encoding phosphopantetheine-binding protein has protein sequence MGLDTIELVMEIEDRFGITIPDSVYSEIRTVDDLVRYCLDRIYAVNTMNCPSLTCFLSLRCLVRDIRNDPDLRFRPRDNVETVLEDSDRKRLWQRLPELLKTTPRQLRRPAWLRKTLVGVVLSFPIVLMSFFPWHVEILILIWLATIAFGIILHWLTIGLRSRTPEGYITFAEITKRIVGLTIATNPPTETDYDSVFSIVKEIIVEQLGVDDDEVVPTARFIQDLGVA, from the coding sequence ATGGGTCTTGACACCATTGAGCTCGTAATGGAGATTGAAGACAGATTCGGCATCACAATACCGGACTCCGTCTATTCAGAAATACGCACTGTTGACGACCTGGTCAGGTATTGCCTCGATCGCATTTACGCTGTTAATACAATGAATTGCCCTTCGTTGACCTGTTTTCTCTCGCTGCGATGTCTCGTACGCGACATCCGAAATGATCCTGACCTGAGATTTCGCCCGCGAGATAATGTCGAAACCGTACTGGAGGACTCTGATCGAAAACGGCTTTGGCAACGACTCCCCGAGTTACTGAAAACAACACCGCGTCAACTGCGGCGACCTGCCTGGTTGCGGAAAACTCTGGTCGGGGTCGTGCTGAGTTTCCCGATCGTCTTGATGTCATTTTTCCCCTGGCACGTTGAAATACTGATTTTGATCTGGCTGGCAACCATTGCTTTTGGCATTATTCTTCATTGGCTCACGATTGGATTGCGCAGCAGAACACCAGAGGGATATATAACATTTGCAGAGATCACGAAACGGATTGTTGGACTTACTATCGCAACGAATCCCCCCACTGAAACCGACTATGACAGTGTGTTTTCCATCGTCAAAGAAATAATTGTCGAACAACTTGGTGTCGACGATGATGAGGTTGTTCCAACGGCTCGATTTATTCAAGACCTTGGCGTGGCGTGA